One Fusobacterium ulcerans DNA segment encodes these proteins:
- a CDS encoding alpha-hydroxy-acid oxidizing protein, translating into MDIKTIKENAREKMKGFCNLCKICDGVWCSGKVPGMGGTGTGESFKTSYLKLKNIKVVMRTIHDATDPILTTNLWGKELSFPCLGAPITGTKFNMGGGVTEEEYCLDVIGGAIDAGTIGMIGDTGDASCYLAGLEAIKANGGMGVAVIKPRSNEEIIKRIRLAEEAGAVAVGVDVDGAGLITMKLFGQPVGPKSFEEIKELAASTKLPFMIKGILSVDEAELCVKAGVDTIVVSNHGGRVLNETLAPCDVVEDIVKAVGDKINVLVDGSVREGVDILKYIALGAKGVLVGRPLTWGSIGGRQEGVKTIFDTLKGQLTQAMILTGVKDINKVDKKIITK; encoded by the coding sequence ATGGATATTAAAACTATTAAGGAAAATGCAAGAGAAAAAATGAAAGGTTTTTGTAATTTATGCAAAATTTGTGATGGTGTTTGGTGTTCCGGGAAAGTACCAGGAATGGGTGGAACTGGAACAGGAGAATCTTTCAAAACTTCATATTTAAAATTGAAAAATATAAAAGTCGTAATGAGAACAATTCATGACGCAACTGATCCGATTTTAACTACTAATCTTTGGGGAAAAGAACTTTCATTTCCATGTCTTGGAGCTCCTATAACTGGAACTAAATTTAACATGGGAGGAGGAGTTACAGAAGAAGAATACTGCCTTGATGTAATAGGAGGAGCTATTGACGCTGGTACTATTGGAATGATTGGAGATACAGGAGATGCCAGCTGTTATCTTGCTGGATTAGAAGCAATAAAAGCTAATGGCGGTATGGGTGTAGCTGTTATCAAACCTAGAAGCAATGAAGAAATAATCAAAAGAATAAGATTAGCTGAAGAAGCTGGAGCTGTTGCTGTAGGTGTAGACGTTGATGGAGCTGGACTTATAACTATGAAGCTTTTTGGACAGCCTGTAGGACCAAAATCTTTCGAAGAAATAAAAGAACTTGCTGCTTCAACTAAACTTCCATTTATGATAAAAGGTATTCTTAGTGTAGATGAAGCTGAACTTTGTGTGAAAGCTGGAGTAGATACTATTGTTGTTTCTAACCATGGAGGAAGAGTGCTTAATGAAACACTTGCTCCTTGTGATGTAGTGGAAGATATAGTAAAAGCTGTTGGAGATAAAATCAATGTACTTGTTGATGGTTCTGTAAGAGAAGGTGTAGATATCCTTAAATACATAGCTCTTGGTGCTAAAGGTGTTCTTGTTGGAAGACCTCTTACTTGGGGATCTATTGGCGGAAGACAAGAAGGAGTTAAAACTATATTTGATACACTAAAAGGACAGCTTACACAAGCTATGATTTTAACAGGTGTTAAAGATATAAACAAGGTAGATAAAAAAATTATCACTAAATAA
- a CDS encoding HPr family phosphocarrier protein yields the protein MASKTVEIKNETGLHTRPGNEFVSLAKTFSSQIEVENEAGKRVKGTSLLKLLSLGVKKGTKITVHAEGDDADTAVEQLAHLLENLKD from the coding sequence ATGGCAAGTAAAACTGTTGAAATCAAAAATGAAACTGGACTACACACTAGACCAGGAAATGAATTTGTAAGTTTAGCTAAAACATTTTCTTCTCAAATTGAAGTAGAAAATGAAGCAGGAAAAAGAGTTAAGGGAACTTCATTATTAAAATTACTTTCATTAGGAGTTAAAAAAGGTACTAAAATAACTGTACATGCTGAAGGAGATGACGCTGATACAGCTGTAGAACAATTAGCTCACCTTCTTGAAAATTTAAAAGACTAG